AAAATTTACCAAGCTGTCTGGCACTGCGGCACCGCTGCCGCTGATCAATGTAGATACCGACATGATCATCCCAAAGCAGTTCCTGAAAACGATCAAGCGCGAAGGGCTGGGTGTGAACCTGTTCGACGAAATGCGCTATGATGACAATGGCAATGAGATCGAGGATTTCATTCTCAACAAGCCCGCCTACCGTAACGCCGAAATCCTCGTCGCTGGTGACAATTTCGGCTGTGGATCCTCGCGTGAACATGCGCCCTGGGCGCTGCTCGACTTCGGTATCCGCTGCGTGATCGCACCGAGCTTCGCGGACATCTTCTTCAACAACTGCTTCAAGAACGGCATCCTGCCCATCGTCCTGCCTCAGGAACAGGTTGACCTTTTGATGGACGACGCTTCGCGCGGATCCAACGCCGTGATCACCGTTGATCTGGAAAACCAGACAATCACCGGGCCGGACGGTGGCGAGATCAAGTTCGATGTCGATCCGTTCCGCAAACATTGCCTGCTGAATGGTCTGGACGATATCGGCCTTACGCTGGAAAAAGCTGCCGCGATCGACACATTCGAGGCAAGCGCCAGCGCGGATCGCCCTTGGGTCTGATCCAGCGCATTTGAATATGAGGGCCCGCTGAATCGGCGGGCCTTTTCACTTGGCGTTAACCCATTTGGCGTTGTCTGAGCGACATGAAGCTGATGTTCGTCGCCATAGGATTCG
This genomic window from Qingshengfaniella alkalisoli contains:
- the leuD gene encoding 3-isopropylmalate dehydratase small subunit, translating into MEKFTKLSGTAAPLPLINVDTDMIIPKQFLKTIKREGLGVNLFDEMRYDDNGNEIEDFILNKPAYRNAEILVAGDNFGCGSSREHAPWALLDFGIRCVIAPSFADIFFNNCFKNGILPIVLPQEQVDLLMDDASRGSNAVITVDLENQTITGPDGGEIKFDVDPFRKHCLLNGLDDIGLTLEKAAAIDTFEASASADRPWV